The segment actgtgtggatgcgatagctaattttgttaaaggtattctacctgaggataatgtagctccaggttcatactacgaggttcaaaaactcgtagctggggttggtttatcttatcaggtaatagatgtatgcagcgataactgcatgatttattggagggcggatgatcagcggactacatgcaaattttgtgggaagcctcgttataaagatacgagtggaagagttccagtgccatataaaaggatgtggtatttgcctttgacggaaaggttgcagaggttgtatctttcggaacgcacagcgcaacgaatgagatggcatgcggagcactcaacagatggtgagattagacatccttcagatgcaaaagcgtggaaacatttccaatcaaagtatcccgactttgcgtatgagagaagaaatgtctaccttggattatgtactgatggtttcagcccgtatgggaagagtggaagacaatattctctatggccagtcattgttacaccatacaacttacccccaaacttgtgcttgcgacgagagtttttgtttctctccattctcgttcccggaccagagcatcctaagagatcacttgatgtgtttcttcagccactaatatatgaaatgcaacaactatgggctcaaggtgctgaaacatacgatatttcgtgtaaagaaaactttcaaatgcggacagtactaatgtggacaataagtgattttccagcatatggtatgttatctggatggacaacgcatggaaggctatcatgtccatattgtcaagataacactgatgctttccaactaaaacacggaaggaaaacgtgttggtttgactgtcacaggagattcctaccacctgatcatccatatcgtagaagtaggaatttgtttacgaagaacaagagggtgtttgacagtccacctgcagaaattagtgggaaaggtttgaagacacaactaagagattttggtgcagaaaggacgccagacgtcggtggacatgcgcgttttccggtagaagctgttggaaacctacataactggcacaaaaagtatattctgggatctgccatactaggaggatcatttgctaaggcataatttagatgtcatgcatattgagaagaacttttttgacaacctcatgaacacgatccttaacgttcaaggtaaaataaaggataatttgaagtcaagactggatttagtTGATATATGTGATCGTTaagaacttcatgttgatgggaatggtagggctccttttcccatataccgacttgatgcagaGGGAAAAAATGCGTTCTTCgattggatttcaaacgatgtggagtttccagacggttacgcatctaatttgcgtaactgtatcgacagaaaggaaggaaagtttattggcttaaaaagtcacgattgtcatgtgttgatgcagcgcttacttccgtttgctttcaaggaactattaccacgaaatgttcatgaagcaattgcagggataagtgctttcttccgcgatttatgcgccagatcagtgactcttgaaggtattgaaaatctgaagactaacatagccgtgattcagtgcaaccttgagaagatatttcctccctcattttttgatgttatggagcatcttgttattcacctggcaagagaattggaacttggtggtcctgtgcagtatagatggatgtatctgtatgagcggtatatgttccatttgaagaagatggtgaaaaatctaagtagggtggaaggttctatagtcgcacagatgatcaatgaagaaatttcaaactttgctgAGTACTACTTTCCAGCAGAAGTTCAGACCAAAAACAGAAGACCTGCACGGTATGATGATAGAGGCGAACGGGCAACATACCATGTTACGGTTCCTGACATTTTCACAGATGTTAGACGacttatttatttaacaattttttttaaaggttccaaAGGGGATGGACCCCGTCGTCTGGCGGGAGTTGGGTGtgcattggagtaagaacgaagtgagagcaacttcttccaccaactccaccaaccgcaagagcgaccgtaaggggaagggcatgtacatccataacttgggtgctcaatctttagccagtctgggggatcgcttggtaagcttgtcggtttttattatattatttaagattctaatattttttgtgcatttcttttaattactaatgtttgtttaatttatgtttttttcaaggcGGAAGAAAATGAGGGGGAGCCGGTTGATCATCTCCGCCTAACAAAGACGACgtataccaacaagaagaccggcgagattgatgatggtgttgtgagggatgtggtcaccctcatcgacagtcagatggaacaggaagtgtctcagtttcaaaccgaggatgacgattcgacgggatcgaccggcttgcctcgggttcggatcaaccaaatcgttgaagcggtaagttctttttttgaagttcaattcattttttatattatttaaatttgacattttctttttcaggtggttccaaagaagaaggaccgtttgttcggtttggctcgtcggtccaactcggttccgtctgcttctgcaccaccGTCGTCctttgttgatcaagaagtccttctgagtcagatgagggacaaggatgctcgcatatctgcgttggagtccatggtggcgagtcaagaggcgggctgggaggcacagaggaagctgaatgagcaaatgatggcgatgatgaggagcatgaacccgAACGCCAACATGGAGTTCCCGACCATGCAAGACTCGAACGACCCGTAGtttaatttgtttcaaaaactcgaaaagttttattttgatttgtatgactttgaaatttaaataatatgtttttaatttaaattttaattttatattttcgaatttaaattttaaaaatattttttttttcaaaaataattttttcaaaaaaaaaaatattttcaatatattccgaggaacagctgtcctcggaatattccgagggacctcttcctcgaaaaatttcgaggGCTACCTTCCTCGAGAATTTTCGAGAAACACAGTtgctcggaatattccgaggacagctgttcctcgaaaattttgcGAGGGCCAccttcctcgaaaattttcgaggaaattgtccatcggaatattccgaggaacttagttcctcgaaaattttcggaGGCCTTTTTCCTCGGTataatcctcggtatataccgagggaatgGTTCCTCAATATATATCGAGGACCTCTTCGACGAACGTCTGTCTTctaaatttcctcggaattgttgttcctcgaaattccgtcacaaaatttcgaggaaatttcgagggaaaatgaaatttcgaggagATTTTTTCGAGAGAGtttttcctcggtatgtcgtcggaatacggttattccgacgacataccgaggaaaaagtCCCTCAGTATCAGCgtgtttttttgtagtgtaatACTtttattccgacgacataccgaagAAAAAGTCCTTCAGtatcagcgtgttttcttgtagtgtaataCTTTTacgtatatattttatgatttatttattgaGATCGACACTGACCGACGAGCCAACAAGTTCACTTTTACGGAATTTAAGTTTGAGTTATTTTGGatcgaatttttaaaaaaatgcatGTGATGTATTAGAAAAATACCAAACTAAAGCTTGGCGAAATCTTTCATCAAGCTGTAGCCTGTAGGGACATAATTTCTTTCTCACCTTTCTACTTTTCTTTATTTCAAGAAATTATTTTAGGAATAAAACACAGAAAAGTTAGCTTTAGTGATAAGTTGTCGAATGCTTTTCGGTGGCTCTCAAGTCTCAACTACTTTATTtacagaaaagaagaagaagaagaagaatgaaatAAGGGGAAAAAGGTGTCTTCCAATCCCAATACTCGATATTGCTTTCATTACTTTTGTTAAGATACGGATTTTGCCTAAGTTAGTGGTAGTTGATGATGAGCCAGGCAAGACTTTTATAAGGCTATacatattaaaatgtaaaactatcAGATGATAACAATGATCAGTTTTGTATATTTGTTACTAATACGAAAGCATGCAAggtttggtttggtaatgtcCAGCGTTGCATTCTTGTTAGGTCAGTGTATTGTATTGTCAATCTTTTGTACATAGGGAACTGCatatttccttttccttttaacCTTAAACATAGCcctaatataatataattctttttgCTTACAATTATAGAAACATCTAGAAAAAACATTGCACAAGCTGGTGGAAATAACATAAAATGATTTATTCATAATAATAACTaagtgttttcctgcaccatgtgcagtaataaaaattaaaatttaaaaatatataaaaataaaattatattaatattctagattttattatttataccaaTATTGTAATATAAATTCTGCTttaattgaatataaaattaagataaaataaaaattgtttattttaaattatactaaaaatagatatgtatatatttagaccataattttagatatttttatctatttattttggttaaaatatattaaattaacttgtataaaattaataaaagtgGATATAAAAGCTGTATCAAAAAGTACAAATGAGCATTATTTTTagaatctttatatatataaaagaagttaATAATATTACGGTTAAACATTGGATTTAAttgaacataaaattaagataaataataaattttgtttaacttttaaattatacttAAGAATAGATATgtagatatttaaaattataatcttagatatatttttatctatttttggataaaatatattaaattagtttgtataaaattaattaaaaattgatatgaAAGATGTATAATTATCCAAAAGTACAAATGAATAGTATTTTTAGAATCTTTAGATATATTAAAGAAGTTAAAATACTACGactaaacatttatatttttagaaaaaaactgtaaaacaaTTGGAAAATCTTTAGtgataaaattgtataattataattaatatttcgaaaattttaaagtattttttaaattatttattatcatatttgaatagagttattttaatgatgatgtataatttatttacacaatataataaaatatcaaaaatgtaaataaatgttaaatgtaattgtccatatCACATTTAATCTTAAGTCATGTCATCATTTTAACATGCCATGCTATATTTATCTAGTCAAGATGATTATGGAGAtaacatgtgtcaaaatcacttgaaaataatatatatgtgataTCTTAATTTTTCAATCAAAGTAGTagacaaatatttatatttaaaatatttcttcatatattaaatttgattttttatgtaTAGAAACTTacataaatgtatttttgtaatttaaaaacatatttaacattaaatattaagACAGCCAGTATGTAATAGAACTGATTTTCATAAGTactaatatacattaaaataatttattaagcttaacataaaatataatttaccaaatacaacaaaataaaattatgaataatgTGATAGTAAGAATGGTCATTTTTAAAGTGTTGgttacataatattttaatttttaatacatttaacttatacaattaaaattatttaacataaatGTAATAATATAAATGCCAAgaatataaagtatattttcaCACCAAATATTAACATATGAAATTTGATTTACtcttatttgataatttttttatattctattGTGTGTTTAGAAATGTAAGcaagtttaaatttatataattactaattaattttctgtataaaccaatttcgaaaatttatgtatctatctatatatatatatatatacattaacagtaaagattaataaaacataatagaTTCATGAACTACATAATCTAAcacaaatgattttatatatatgttccaTGGGGCATTCTAAATAGAAATGCATCTGTATAGCATAATTTAGAATATGGTTAGttctataaaataaaagtgttaaaaaatataatattctgagttttaaattttagatattcTAAGATAGTGTATTTAAGTTCagatgtaaaaaaataatataataatatattcatataacaCATTTTGGCAAATGACATACAATAGTTTAATTATCCTAAAtatcataatataaaaattatactttcggacctatatatatgaaaaattagTGTAGAACAGAATATAAAAGTAACatataatacaaaaattaaCTTCTGATGGTCTAAAAGAATTCATACTCATTCTACTACTTTACAAAATAGCTTCATAAGTTTATAGACCGATCAAACCAGGATTATGAAACAAACAGATTAAAATGATACTCATCTCAAATGAAGGGACAGTTAACCTCTTTATATTTTGTCCGCTCGTATAGTAAAGTGTATCAAGGCCACACAATCATGAATTCACGATCACTTGGTATGTCTTCAGATAAACCAAGACCAGAGATAAGAACAAGCTCTTCAACTAAAGAAAGATCAATCACCAATGGTTTTGAACAGGCTGTCTCTCCCTAGATCACTTAAATGGTGTGGATGGATGTGACTGGATGAAGAATGACTTCTTCTTAGAGCTATGGATGCTCTGAAAATGTTATGCTATTCTTGAGACACATTTTTTGTAACGACCCATTTCCCAGCCCGGTAAATTTGGCCCAGCAAGACCCAGGCCCATCGCAGGAAACCCTAGGTGAGACACTATTTAAACAAGCCTCCTCATTATTCCTCCTcattattttattcaataaaTTCCTAAGCCCTAGATCTTTGCAGAGTGTGAGCCGTCGAGATCTGAGTCCGAGCCCGTATCGTCAGTGTTACCGTCGGCCGAGATCGGAACCACCGACCAGTCGCCATCGTCCACCCGAGGTAACTCCGATCGCCGCCACcgttttaggttttgttttgaCCGTTCACTAAATCGAGCATAACTCTCTAACCGCGTGTTATTTCGGGAATCCCAGCATACCATCGTGTTTCTGGCGTCGAGACGAGTCCAGAGCCGGAAGATCAGCCGCAGACCACCGCGCACGCGCCGTCACGCGCCTCCATGCGCCGCCGCTCCTCCGCGCGTGCATCTCACGCGCCACCGCCTGTCACCGCCGTTCGCCGGAGTCTTCGTCGCCGGTGACCGATCCGGTAAGCCGTCGTCGTCCTTCCCGCCGCCGGTGACCGtcgccggtgactcgccggTGACTCGGTCACTCGGCCGAGTTGACTCGGCGAGTCAACCCGGTGACTCGGTCAACCGGCTGGGTTGATgtaatttcggtttggtttaggtTAACCggttatttattaaattgatttctggtttaaattaatcGAAATTGGTTAGGTTAAACCGGTGACtaaattgatttggttttggttaaGGAAAACCAATCCGGTCCGATTGAAATCGATTTCGGTTTAACAAAACCGGTGGTTTAAATCGATTTTGATTTGGTCAAGGGTTGACCGGCTTGGGTCAGAGTTGACTGGGTTGACCATTTGACCTGCGGGTTGACTTTTTGACCAGATTCCCGGTTATCCGTTTTGGACCATTCGAAGGGCGTTCTGACTCGATTTTTCgccctgatttcagatttggagtctgtTTGAGCAGTTGGAGTTCATAGCTACTACTTTTCCCtattgctaaggtgagggctattctcgTAATTTCTCGTACACGATTTAGGATCTCgaatatgtataatttatttctaatatgtATAGTCTGTGTGAAATCGAGTCTGTCATTGCTTGTTTAGTTTAGGTTGCTTGCTTAAACCGGAACTAGGGTGCTAGATGATTCAACGATGCTTGTCTTTTgtaattgttaattaattatttaaatagtatatCTAGACGACTAGGATGTTAGCCGACCACGGAGACGTAATTCTGTGTGCCGGCCGGAGACCAGTAGATTTGATGATTTGATGATGTGATGTGGAGATGCTGCGGCACAGCTTAGTCGACCTGTTGTGCCAAGGCTTCGAGGTCGATAAATCGTCTACGGGCGTGTGTTACCGAGCACTTTGTCGGCGGAGTTTTTGGCCCTTTATTGGGCAGCGGGTGTGTTTTCcgctaggaccattgtttgaTTTATGGGTACTTTAGGTACCGTGCTTGTCACATGTTaggattaaattatatatattcgGAGTGCTATGTCTAAGTCAATGAAATTCGGgcttagcatcccatacctcactgagtgactcccctgttactcACCCTCTTTTCCCCCTTTTTCAGGTGAGGCTGACGAGTAGGATATCGATTGGACGGATGGTGTTTCTAGgcgttttcatttgtttatttcTCAGACTTATATTCTATTATTTTCAGCGTTTATTCCAGTATTTGAGTTATTGGATTTATggatttatttctttatttatatggaaatcgACTTTAAGACTTTTATCGGATTTTTGAGACACAATTGTGGTTTGGTAACATGCCGGTATCGAGTGAGGATGAACCGGGTgttacaatttggtatcagagccaggttgtgTCTCGGCCCTGACCCGGGACGCCGGTTAAGGGACCTGGTTTTCAAAGATATAAAAAGTTTTCAACGGTTTTCAAAACTTAGAAACACCTTTCTATTCGATAATGTCTATTGATCGTTAGTGAACTGGATTAGCTGAAGTTGACTGTTTTGCCATTTTCCATTCCAGATGCCGCCAAAGAGAGGAGCTAAGCGTACTCGTACTGTTAGAGCCAGAGTTGATGCTCGTGAAGTTGTGGATGATCAAGGTACTGCAGCGGGTGTCCAGGCAGAAGGTGTGCCGCCAGTAGCCCCACCGATTGATCAGGCTGCACTCATGCAGATGGTCCAGGCAGCAGCTACGCAAGCTGCTCAGGCTGCCATTCAGCAGGTTACCCAGGAAGCAGCTCGGGTTGCTGCACAGGAAGCTGCTCGAGTAGCTGCACAGGAAGTTGCTCGCCAGTTGGCTGCCGCTCAGGTTCCACCACAGCAGATTCCTCAGGTCCAAGCACAGCAGATTCCAGCAGTGCAGATTCCTCAGGTTCCACCACAGCAGATTCCAGCAGTGCAGATTCCTCAGGTTCCACCACAGCAGATTCCAGCAGTGCAGATTCCTCAGGACCCAGCGCAGCAGATTCCAGCAGCGCAGATTCCTCAGGTACCATTGCAGCAGGTTCCAGGCCAGCAGATTCTGCCACCTCCATCGCCATTACCACAGGTTTATCCAGCTCATGATGAGAGGTATTACCGACTCACCAGTATGATGAAGAACATGGGTATGGAGCATTTTGTAGGAACAGTGGATCCTACAGCCGCTTATGATTGGAAGCTGAGTCTGAAACGGAAGCTGGAGAATATTGACTGTCCCCAGAGTTTAAGCTTAGATTGACTATGCAGTATTTGCGTGGAGATGCATTGGTTTGGTGGGAGGGAGTGCGATTGAACCATGGGCCTAACATTCTCACTTTTGAAGATTTTATCGAGGAGTTTGATAAGAAGTACTTTCCGAAACAAGCTATGGATAGAAAGAAGAGGGACTTCGAGCATGTGAGCCAAGGTGACTTGTCGATCAAGCAGTATGAGGTTAAGTTCAACCAGCTTCGCAGATTTGTTGGAAGTGGTATTCCTGAAGATGAGTTGATCAGGAAGTTTTTGGATGGGATGCGTTTGGAGATTCGCAACAGGTGCAATGTCGTCACTTACTACAGATTGGGAGACTTGGTGGAGAAAGCAGCTGAACAGGAAGCAGGTTGGATAGAGGAGCAGAAACTTCTCAAATCTGCTCAGCCTAAGCCTGGGAGGACTACAGAGTCTCAGAGGAGGACCGGGGACCAGTCAGAGGCACCGTATTGTTCTCGTTGTCGTCGTCATCATAGGGGAGAGTGTGCCAAGTGTTTTGAGTGTGGGAGGTTTGGCCACATTGCGAAGTTTTGTCGGGTTAGACCAGCTGATGCGACTTCCGCCGGACAGACTGCAGCACCAGCAGCGACAAACAGGAATTGTTACAACTGTAATCAGCCGGGCCATTTTTCGAGAGAGTGTCCGAAGAAGGAACAAGCAGCACTTCCACCAGCTAAGCGTCAAGCCGTCGCTCCACGAGTGTATGCTTTAGGAGGAACTGATGGAGCTGAGCCGACAGCTGGTATGTATTCATACCATATCTTTTCTTTTGAGTACTTTTGTGGTGATTATAgtgtatagtaaaataaaatgtgtGTAGGATCGGTTTCTGTTGGAGGTGAGATAGCTCACACTCTTTTCGACACGGGAGCTTCCCACAGCTTCGTGAGTTCGCGGCTAGTCAAGTCTTGGTCCTTTCAAGGTGTCTTTGacccaaagaagaagaatattaTAACAGCTGGCGCAGAGAGTTTAGGAACCCTTGGTATCCATCGAGAGGTACCAGTTGTACTAGGAGGGGTGGAGTTCATCGGAGACTTATCAGAGATGGATCTAGATTACTACGATGTTATACTTGGGATGGATTGGCTGTCGCGGCATCGAGTGGTGGTAGATTGTCCAAAGGCAAGAGTTCTTATCCCTAGAGAGGAAGGGAATATCACATTCCAGTGCATCCAAGTTCAGCGGGGAGTTTCTATTGTCTCCATGATGCGTGCTGAGGACTTGTTGGAGAGAGGAGCAGAGGGATTTCTAGCAACTATCTCGGTGGTTAAAGATGATGGACATTTAGAGTTGCAAGACATACCCGTGGTTGCAGGGTTTCAAGATGTATTTGAGGCTTTAAAAGGGCCACCACCAGCCAGAGATGATGTCCTCACCATTGAGTTGGAACCAGGGACAACACCAGTTTCACGGGCTCCGTACCGATTAGCACCAGCAGAGATGGCTGAATTGAAAAAGCAGTTAGAGGAGTTATTGGAGAAAGGTTTCATCAGACCTAGTACTTCAccttggggagcaccagtattgtttgtgaagaagaaagatgggagTTTCAGGCTTTGTATTGACTACAGGGGGTTGAACAAAGTGACCATCAAGAATAAGTATCCACTTCCGCGAATCGATGAGTTGCTGGATCAGTTGCAGGGAGCTTCATGGTTTTCTAAGATAGACTTGGCATCAGGTTACCACCAGATTGCGATAGCAGATGGGGATGTACGGAAGACGGCTTTTCGGACACGTTATGGTCATTACGAGTTtgtggtgatgccatttgggctgACAAACGCACCTGCAGCGTTCATGAAGTTGATGAATGATGTTTTCCGCGAGTACTTGGATAAGTTTGTGATTGTCTTCATCGATGATATTCTGATTTATTCTCGGAGCAGAGAAGAGCATGCTGAACATTTGCGGATTGTTTTGGAGAAGCTGAGAGAACATCACTTGTTTGCTAAAATGAGTAAATGTAGCTTCTGGCAGAAGAAGATTGGATTTTTGGGCCATGTAGTTTCTGAGGAAGGAGTTGCTGTTGATCAAGAGAAGATTACTGCAATTTCAGAGTGGCCGACACCTAAGAGTGTTACAGAGATCCGCAGCTTTTTGGGTCTAGCAGGTTATTACAGGAAGTACGTCATGGGTTTTGCCAGTATCGCTAAGCCGATGACAGAGTTGACAGGCAAGGATGTTAAGCTTGTTTGGACTGATGAGTGTTCACATAGCTTCACGGAGCTAAAGCGACGACTGACAAATGCACCAGTTCTGGTACTGCCGAGACCAGGAATACCATATGAGGTTTATACAGATGCGTCAGGTACTGGCTTGGGTTGTGTATTGATGCAAGAGGGTCATGTTATTGCTTATGCATCACGCCAGTTGAGACCTCACGAGGTTAATTACCCTACTCACGATCTGGAGTTAGCAGCAGTTGTGTTTGCACTAAAAATTTGGAGGTCATATCTGTATGGAGAGAAGGTTAAGATCCTTACAGACCACCAGAGTTTGAAGTATATTTTTACTCAGGCAGATCTAAACTTGAGGCAGCGAAGATGGATGGAGTTGTTAGCAGATTACGACCTGGATATTACTTACCAT is part of the Raphanus sativus cultivar WK10039 chromosome 5, ASM80110v3, whole genome shotgun sequence genome and harbors:
- the LOC130494959 gene encoding gamma-gliadin-like, producing the protein MPPKRGAKRTRTVRARVDAREVVDDQGTAAGVQAEGVPPVAPPIDQAALMQMVQAAATQAAQAAIQQVTQEAARVAAQEAARVAAQEVARQLAAAQVPPQQIPAVQIPQVPPQQIPAVQIPQDPAQQIPAAQIPQVPLQQVPGQQILPPPSPLPQVYPAHDERYYRLTSMMKNMGMEHFVGTVDPTAAYDWKLSLKRKLENIDCPQSLSLD
- the LOC130494960 gene encoding uncharacterized protein LOC130494960 translates to MQYLRGDALVWWEGVRLNHGPNILTFEDFIEEFDKKYFPKQAMDRKKRDFEHVSQGDLSIKQYEVKFNQLRRFVGSGIPEDELIRKFLDGMRLEIRNRCNVVTYYRLGDLVEKAAEQEAGWIEEQKLLKSAQPKPGRTTESQRRTGDQSEAPYCSRCRRHHRGECAKCFECGRFGHIAKFCRVRPADATSAGQTAAPAATNRNCYNCNQPGHFSRECPKKEQAALPPAKRQAVAPRVYALGGTDGAEPTAGMYSYHIFSFEYFCGDYSV